The Felis catus isolate Fca126 chromosome X, F.catus_Fca126_mat1.0, whole genome shotgun sequence genome includes a region encoding these proteins:
- the LOC101097624 gene encoding LOW QUALITY PROTEIN: dnaJ homolog subfamily A member 1-like (The sequence of the model RefSeq protein was modified relative to this genomic sequence to represent the inferred CDS: substituted 1 base at 1 genomic stop codon) → MVKETTYYDVLGVKPNATQEELKKAYRKLALKYHPDKNPNEGEKFKQISQAYEVLSDAKKRELYDKGGEQAIKEGGAGGGFGSPMDIFDMFFGGGGRMQRERRGKNVVHQLSVTLEDLYNGATRKLALQKNVICDKCEGRSGKKGAVERCPNCRGTGMQIRIHQIGPGMVQQIQSVCMECQGHGERISPKDRCKSCNGRKIVQEKKILEVHIDKGMKDGQKITFHGEGDQEPGLEPGDIIIVLDQKDHAVFTRXGEDLFMCMDIQLVEALCGFQKPISTLDNRTIVITSHPGQIVKHGDIKCVLNEGMPIYRRPYEKGRLIIEFKVNFPENGFLSPDKLSLLEKLLPERKKVEETDEMDQVELVDFDPNQERRRHYNGEAYEDDEHHPRGGVQCQTS, encoded by the coding sequence ATGGTGAAAGAAACTACTTACTATGATGTTTTGGGGGTCAAACCCAATGCCACCCAGGAAGAATTGAAAAAGGCTTACAGGAAATTGGCTTTGAAGTACCACCCTGACAAGAATCCAAATGAAGGAGAGAAGTTTAAACAGATTTCTCAAGCTTATGAAGTGCTCTCTGATGCGAAGAAAAGGGAATTATATGACAAAGGAGGAGAACAGGCAATTAAAGAAGGTGGAGCAGGTGGTGGTTTTGGCTCCCCCATGGACATCTTTGATATGttttttggaggaggaggaaggatgcagagagagaggagaggtaaAAATGTTGTGCATCAGCTCTCTGTAACCTTAGAAGATTTATATAATGGCGCAACAAGAAAACTAGCTCTGCAAAAGAATGTGATTTGCGACAAATGTGAAGGCCGAAGTGGTAAGAAAGGAGCGGTAGAACGTTGTCCCAATTGCCGAGGTACTGGAATGCAAATAAGAATTCATCAGATAGGACCTGGAATGGTTCAGCAAATTCAATCTGTGTGCATGGAGTGCCAGGGCCATGGGGAACGAATCAGTCCTAAAGATAGATGTAAAAGCTGCAACGGAAGGAAGATAGTTCAAGAAAAGAAGATTCTAGAAGTTCATATTGACAAAGGCATGAAAGATGGCCAGAAGATAACATTCCATGGTGAAGGAGACCAAGAACCTGGACTGGAACCAGGAGATATTATCATTGTTTTAGATCAGAAGGACCATGCTGTTTTTACTAGGTGAGgagaggatcttttcatgtgtatggaCATACAGCTGGTTGAAGCACTGTGCGGCTTTCAAAAGCCAATATCTACTCTAGACAACAGAACCATTGTCATTACCTCTCATCCAGGTCAGATTGTCAAGCATGGAGATATCAAGTGTGTGCTGAATGAAGGCATGCCAATTTATCGTAGACCATACGAAAAGGGTCGCCTAATCATCGAATTTAAGGTAAACTTCCCTGAGAATGGCTTTCTCTCTCCTGATAAACTGTCTTTGCTGGAAAAGCTCCTACCTGAGAGGAAGAAAGTAGAAGAGACTGATGAAATGGACCAGGTAGAACTGGTGGACTTTGATCCAAATCAGGAAAGAAGGCGCCATTACAATGGAGAAGCGTATGAGGATGATGAACATCACCCTAGGGGAGGTGTTCAGTGTCAGACCTCTTAA